Proteins from one Oscillospiraceae bacterium genomic window:
- a CDS encoding 3'-5' exonuclease, which produces MQNKYIVFDVETPNSANDRMSAIGITVVENGKISEDLYFLVNPEERFDYFNINLTGITPDSVADKPAFPKLWKTIEPLMGSGLLIAHNAPFDMSVLAKCLCHYQISWRPYTYYACTCNMGRFCFPELTNHKLNTLCDYFDIDLHHHNAGSDSRASAQLLMLYMDNGINTDNFIRSYDLINLRTVQEKRRMKPGSGLVDIRKY; this is translated from the coding sequence ATGCAAAATAAGTATATTGTATTCGATGTCGAAACACCTAACTCTGCCAACGACCGCATGAGCGCGATTGGTATTACCGTTGTGGAAAACGGAAAAATTTCCGAAGATTTATACTTTCTCGTAAATCCCGAGGAACGCTTTGATTATTTTAACATAAATTTAACCGGTATTACTCCCGATTCGGTTGCGGACAAGCCGGCTTTCCCCAAACTATGGAAAACCATAGAACCTCTGATGGGAAGCGGATTGCTGATAGCTCATAATGCTCCGTTTGATATGAGCGTTCTGGCAAAATGCCTGTGCCATTATCAGATAAGCTGGCGTCCGTATACATATTACGCATGTACCTGCAACATGGGACGGTTCTGCTTCCCGGAGCTGACGAATCATAAGCTGAATACCCTATGCGATTATTTCGACATTGATTTACATCATCACAATGCCGGCAGCGACAGCCGTGCCAGCGCACAGCTTTTGATGCTCTACATGGATAACGGAATAAACACAGACAACTTTATCCGCAGCTACGACCTCATAAATCTGCGAACCGTTCAGGAAAAGCGAAGAATGAAGCCCGGATCAGGCTTGGTCGATATAAGGAAATATTAA
- a CDS encoding RNA polymerase sigma factor, with the protein MMNAEIMALYVDKVYAYAVKRTFTSEEAADLSQEILFIAIRELPKLRDQNRFEPWLWGIAENVTKAFRRHQGRQRAMYSYDMPEEIPEKNDDTEENNEIYDLLRRKIAMLSTIYRDIIILYYYDGLSTKQISVKLGIPEGTVTWRLSEARRKLKKECTKMEESALRPMKLRIDIYGNGNFHVKNVPFPDVYINDALSQNILYYCYDEPQSIEGLAKICGVPAYYIEDRIDNLIKHEAVIEPSKGRYQTDFIIWSDKYGIYCEENSEKVLMPMMDKIIAALKSIAKEADKISFYKAGKAPKDLFYLYGIMAFEYARNRFCNLPRPQIKAKYDGFRWCYLGNMETGKHERNNINILHNGGSGRRGHYTHTVYCGFGGLSRRDMMYENYIDVCEDILLTGHSDDADETALAIQEGYIVRDADGKLIVTSTAFTKEQKDEFYAIADRYLAPLMDEYSGIVERFITGYKKLFPKYLEDDTDRMCNGMFVGLYKAIIEFAQRTGDIELPSPDSFCDVMLQI; encoded by the coding sequence ATGATGAATGCGGAAATTATGGCATTATACGTAGATAAAGTATATGCCTATGCAGTAAAAAGGACTTTTACAAGTGAGGAAGCAGCTGATCTTTCACAGGAAATCCTTTTTATTGCTATCAGAGAGCTGCCGAAGCTCAGAGATCAAAACCGTTTCGAACCGTGGTTGTGGGGCATAGCTGAAAACGTAACAAAAGCATTCCGTCGGCATCAGGGACGACAACGCGCGATGTATTCTTATGATATGCCGGAGGAAATACCCGAGAAAAATGATGATACCGAAGAAAACAATGAGATTTATGATCTTCTGAGGCGGAAGATCGCAATGCTTTCGACAATTTACCGCGACATCATTATCCTTTATTATTATGACGGTCTTTCTACAAAACAAATATCCGTGAAGCTCGGAATTCCCGAAGGAACTGTCACATGGAGACTGTCCGAAGCACGGAGAAAATTGAAAAAGGAGTGTACCAAAATGGAAGAAAGCGCACTGAGACCGATGAAACTGAGAATTGATATATACGGAAACGGAAACTTTCACGTGAAAAATGTGCCGTTTCCGGATGTATATATCAATGATGCTCTGTCGCAGAATATCTTATATTATTGTTATGACGAACCACAGAGTATTGAAGGACTTGCAAAGATTTGCGGAGTTCCCGCATATTACATCGAAGATCGGATCGACAATCTGATAAAACATGAAGCTGTCATTGAACCATCAAAGGGAAGATATCAAACCGACTTTATTATCTGGTCGGATAAATATGGTATATATTGCGAAGAAAACTCTGAAAAAGTACTTATGCCGATGATGGATAAAATAATCGCTGCTTTAAAATCCATCGCAAAAGAAGCAGATAAAATAAGCTTTTACAAAGCCGGAAAAGCTCCGAAGGATTTGTTTTACCTATATGGCATTATGGCCTTTGAATATGCGAGAAATCGCTTTTGCAATCTTCCGAGACCGCAAATAAAAGCAAAGTATGACGGTTTCAGATGGTGTTATCTCGGCAATATGGAAACAGGAAAGCACGAAAGAAACAATATTAATATTCTGCATAATGGAGGCAGTGGGAGAAGAGGGCATTACACGCATACTGTATACTGTGGCTTTGGCGGACTGTCACGCCGAGATATGATGTATGAAAACTATATCGATGTGTGTGAAGATATTCTACTGACAGGTCATTCGGATGATGCAGATGAGACAGCTCTTGCCATACAGGAGGGTTATATCGTAAGAGATGCCGACGGAAAACTGATAGTTACATCGACAGCATTCACCAAAGAACAGAAGGATGAATTTTATGCTATTGCGGACAGGTATCTCGCGCCGCTGATGGATGAATATTCCGGTATTGTTGAACGCTTTATCACAGGATATAAAAAGCTGTTCCCGAAATATCTCGAGGATGACACCGACCGTATGTGCAATGGAATGTTTGTCGGATTGTATAAGGCCATAATAGAATTTGCGCAGCGAACGGGTGATATAGAGCTTCCTTCACCTGACAGCTTCTGCGACGTAATGCTGCAAATTTGA
- the vanR gene encoding VanR-ABDEGLN family response regulator transcription factor: MSEAVLIVDDEKEIADLVEVYLQNDGYEVHKFYSAKEALFCTEHTSLSLAILDVMLPDMDGFTLCQKIRANHLFPIIMLTAKIEDIDKITGLTLGADDYITKPFNPLELIARVKTQLRRYKRYNTGDQGTQIVDEYDIKALHISHSSHKCTLNSKELSLTPIEFNILWYLCEHRGTVVSSEKLFESVWCEKYLDNNNTVMAHIARLREKLQEPARKPKIIKTVWGVGYTIE, encoded by the coding sequence ATGAGCGAAGCCGTTTTAATAGTTGACGACGAAAAAGAAATTGCGGACCTGGTAGAGGTATATTTACAAAATGACGGTTATGAGGTACATAAATTTTACTCGGCAAAAGAAGCGTTATTTTGTACGGAGCACACATCTCTCAGTCTTGCAATACTGGATGTTATGCTGCCTGATATGGACGGCTTTACGTTATGTCAAAAAATCAGAGCGAATCATCTGTTTCCGATTATCATGCTGACGGCAAAGATCGAGGATATCGACAAAATAACAGGCCTTACATTGGGGGCTGACGACTATATTACAAAGCCCTTTAATCCGCTGGAGCTGATCGCCCGTGTAAAAACTCAACTCCGCAGGTATAAACGGTACAACACCGGAGATCAAGGCACACAAATTGTCGATGAATATGACATTAAGGCATTACACATTTCTCACAGCAGCCACAAATGCACATTGAACAGCAAGGAACTATCTCTTACACCGATTGAATTCAATATCTTATGGTATCTTTGCGAGCACAGGGGAACCGTTGTATCATCGGAGAAATTATTCGAATCAGTCTGGTGTGAAAAATATCTGGACAACAACAACACAGTCATGGCACATATTGCCCGGCTGCGTGAAAAGCTTCAAGAGCCGGCAAGAAAGCCGAAAATAATTAAAACTGTCTGGGGGGTAGGCTATACCATTGAATAG
- a CDS encoding M15 family metallopeptidase, with product MSLVKLSNGSFHAGNLILVNQSYSCQNNTERSLVPVIDQNESVLLNRAAVVLLSSLMEKIHGWKNIVPVSGWRPVQEQQKIWDDTMAESGEEFTKKFVAVPGHSEHQTGLAIDLALESKQIDFICPDFPYTGICQIFRRKATSYGFIERYPSGKEAITGIGHEPWHFRYVGVPHADIMDELNMTLEEYIPFLKKYPYGQLPFRYKKNGIVVDISYLPADFAGETKIDINTELPYSISGNNVDGFIITEWRNADDGQKRLQRA from the coding sequence ATGAGCTTGGTAAAATTATCAAACGGCAGCTTTCACGCCGGAAATCTGATTCTGGTTAATCAAAGCTATTCCTGCCAAAATAATACCGAGCGGTCTCTTGTTCCGGTAATTGATCAAAATGAGTCTGTTTTATTGAACCGTGCCGCTGTCGTATTGCTGTCCAGTCTTATGGAGAAGATACATGGCTGGAAAAATATTGTGCCGGTAAGCGGCTGGCGTCCAGTGCAGGAACAACAGAAAATATGGGATGATACCATGGCAGAAAGCGGAGAGGAATTCACAAAAAAATTTGTGGCGGTCCCGGGACACAGCGAACACCAAACCGGGCTTGCCATTGATCTTGCTCTGGAAAGCAAGCAGATCGACTTCATCTGTCCGGACTTCCCGTATACAGGAATTTGTCAGATCTTTCGCCGGAAAGCGACTTCATACGGCTTTATAGAGCGTTATCCATCCGGGAAAGAGGCGATCACCGGGATCGGTCATGAACCATGGCATTTTCGATATGTGGGCGTTCCGCATGCCGACATTATGGATGAGCTTAATATGACGCTGGAGGAATACATCCCGTTTTTAAAAAAATACCCATATGGACAGCTGCCATTCAGATACAAAAAAAATGGAATTGTCGTGGATATTTCTTATCTGCCGGCTGATTTTGCGGGTGAAACTAAAATAGATATCAACACAGAATTGCCATACTCCATTTCAGGCAACAACGTAGACGGATTCATCATAACGGAATGGAGGAATGCCGATGACGGGCAAAAGAGATTACAGCGGGCTTGA
- the vanT gene encoding serine racemase VanT catalytic subunit: MTGKRDYSGLDSFRLIAAFLVIAIHTSPLSSIDMNADFFLTRILARLAVPFFLMITGQFVLSEYVLCEYKSMYGIWKQLKKLAVLYGISILVYLPLGIYAGHYKDIGISDLLRMLLFDGTFYHLWYFPACILGILLVCLLCRFLSVRATFAVSGVLYLIGLFGDSYYGLISGVSGIKSAYDFGFQIFTYTRNGLFLAPVFLLLGAYFGRNKRTIKPGYSVIGFTVSFVIMTAEAFVLHHFQMQRHDSMYIALLPCMFFLYQLLLSWKTKKIKSLRSLSMLMYIIHPAMIVAIRGAAKAIHMTQLFVTNSLVYYSLVCVSSFVMAFGLICCARHIRKSFDPRARAWIELNQEALRYNVSMLRSFLPQNCRLMPVVKAEAYGHGAVLIARELNRMDVDCFCVASAAEGAELRKNGIFGEILVLGYTHPSQFRLLRRYNLSQTVVDFAYAEKLNCYGKMFHVHIGIDTGMRRLGERSENIENICAIFHMKHLKVDGLFTHLCADDTDAPEDIAFTKAQASAFYKVVDQLKAEGYCPRLHLTASYGLLNYPELLEDYARVGIALYGVFSLKTDTDNSRIPLWPVLSLKTRIASVREMHCGESVGYGRDFIAEHEMKIATLAIGYADGYPRILSNGAGEVLINGCRAPIVGRICMDQLMVDITGIPRVKTGDIAVLIGKSGNESISVGDIAEKAGTITNEILSRMGTRLERIIT; encoded by the coding sequence ATGACGGGCAAAAGAGATTACAGCGGGCTTGACTCCTTCCGGTTGATTGCAGCTTTTTTAGTTATTGCCATACACACCTCGCCACTTTCAAGCATTGATATGAATGCGGATTTTTTTCTTACACGCATTCTTGCAAGGCTTGCTGTCCCCTTCTTTTTGATGATTACGGGGCAATTCGTCCTTTCCGAGTATGTTTTATGTGAATATAAAAGCATGTACGGAATATGGAAGCAGCTTAAAAAGCTCGCTGTGCTTTACGGCATTTCAATACTTGTCTATCTCCCGCTGGGTATTTATGCAGGACATTATAAAGATATCGGAATATCTGATCTGCTGCGTATGCTTTTATTTGACGGCACTTTTTATCATCTGTGGTATTTTCCGGCTTGTATTCTCGGAATTCTGCTTGTTTGTCTGTTATGTCGCTTTTTATCTGTCAGGGCGACCTTTGCGGTATCCGGTGTTTTGTATCTGATCGGATTATTTGGTGACAGTTATTACGGGCTTATTTCCGGCGTCTCCGGCATAAAATCCGCTTATGATTTCGGCTTTCAAATTTTCACCTATACTCGAAACGGTTTATTTCTGGCACCCGTCTTTCTGCTTTTAGGCGCATACTTCGGACGGAATAAACGCACTATAAAACCGGGTTATTCCGTAATAGGCTTTACCGTATCTTTTGTCATTATGACAGCTGAAGCCTTTGTGCTGCATCATTTTCAAATGCAGCGTCATGACAGCATGTATATAGCCCTGCTGCCTTGTATGTTCTTCCTATACCAATTGCTTTTATCTTGGAAAACGAAAAAAATAAAATCATTGAGGTCATTATCAATGCTGATGTATATCATACATCCGGCAATGATTGTCGCTATCCGCGGCGCGGCAAAAGCAATTCATATGACCCAGTTGTTTGTGACAAACAGCCTCGTTTATTACTCATTGGTTTGTGTGTCATCTTTTGTGATGGCTTTTGGGCTTATCTGCTGTGCCAGACATATAAGAAAATCCTTTGATCCGCGTGCCCGGGCATGGATCGAATTAAATCAGGAGGCTCTGCGGTACAATGTATCAATGCTTCGTTCCTTTCTGCCTCAAAACTGCCGTTTAATGCCGGTTGTCAAAGCGGAAGCCTACGGACATGGCGCGGTACTGATTGCCCGGGAGTTGAACCGAATGGATGTGGATTGCTTCTGTGTGGCCTCTGCCGCAGAGGGCGCGGAGCTTCGAAAAAACGGGATTTTCGGTGAAATTCTTGTGCTTGGATATACCCATCCCAGCCAATTCCGGCTTCTCCGCCGCTATAATCTTAGCCAAACGGTAGTCGATTTTGCATATGCGGAAAAGCTAAATTGTTATGGGAAAATGTTTCATGTACATATCGGCATCGACACGGGCATGCGACGGCTCGGAGAACGCAGCGAAAATATTGAAAATATTTGCGCTATTTTTCATATGAAGCATTTGAAAGTTGATGGTTTGTTCACACATCTGTGCGCCGACGATACCGATGCCCCGGAGGACATAGCTTTCACAAAGGCGCAGGCGTCCGCTTTTTATAAGGTTGTTGACCAGTTAAAAGCGGAAGGTTATTGCCCGAGGCTGCACCTTACCGCAAGCTATGGCTTGTTGAATTATCCGGAGCTTCTGGAGGATTATGCACGAGTAGGAATTGCGCTTTACGGCGTGTTCAGTTTGAAAACTGATACGGATAATAGCCGTATTCCGCTCTGGCCTGTTCTTTCTCTGAAAACGCGGATCGCTTCGGTAAGAGAAATGCATTGCGGCGAGTCTGTCGGATACGGACGTGATTTCATAGCCGAGCATGAAATGAAAATCGCCACCCTGGCAATAGGGTATGCGGATGGTTATCCCCGCATCCTTTCAAACGGAGCAGGCGAGGTGCTGATAAACGGGTGTCGAGCTCCTATTGTCGGAAGGATTTGTATGGATCAGCTTATGGTAGATATTACCGGAATCCCCAGAGTTAAAACAGGAGACATCGCTGTGCTGATCGGCAAATCCGGAAATGAAAGCATTTCCGTCGGAGATATTGCCGAAAAAGCAGGCACAATTACAAATGAAATCCTCAGCCGGATGGGAACGCGGTTGGAAAGAATTATAACATAA
- a CDS encoding M15 family metallopeptidase yields the protein MNKRKPYQRIKSHSVKHRNRSGNLSSALFRCIITAIIIIGAVYLLKIINPDKQKHSLSSTGINDISTDSVNNTASSENTVSVDNKWYLMLVNKWNIIPDGYQFNLTKLSGGESVDSRIYPALQEMLDTAKKDGVYAVVVSGYRTSAIQQDLLDNKVAAYKDQGYGNDEAKALAEAWVAVPGTSEHQIGLAVDINADGIHSAGYEVYDWLNKNSYRYGFICRYPADKTKITGVINEPWHYRYVGINVATEIHNRGICLEEYLNKTN from the coding sequence ATGAATAAAAGAAAGCCTTATCAACGAATAAAATCACATTCCGTAAAACACCGCAATCGAAGCGGAAATTTGTCTTCTGCATTATTCCGCTGTATTATTACTGCTATAATAATTATCGGAGCGGTTTATCTTCTCAAGATAATTAATCCGGATAAACAAAAACATTCATTATCATCCACCGGTATAAACGATATCTCCACCGATTCTGTAAATAACACCGCAAGCAGTGAAAATACAGTAAGCGTTGATAACAAATGGTATTTAATGCTGGTTAATAAATGGAACATTATACCGGATGGATACCAGTTCAATCTGACCAAATTAAGCGGCGGAGAGTCAGTTGATTCCCGCATATACCCCGCATTACAGGAAATGCTTGATACGGCAAAAAAAGACGGAGTATATGCCGTTGTCGTCTCCGGTTATAGAACATCCGCCATACAGCAAGATTTATTAGACAATAAGGTTGCGGCATATAAAGATCAGGGATATGGTAACGACGAGGCAAAAGCGTTGGCTGAAGCATGGGTCGCTGTTCCGGGAACAAGCGAGCATCAGATCGGACTGGCTGTGGATATCAATGCTGACGGAATTCATTCCGCCGGTTATGAAGTTTATGATTGGCTGAACAAGAATAGTTATCGATATGGCTTTATTTGTCGATATCCGGCTGATAAAACAAAAATTACCGGCGTCATTAATGAACCCTGGCATTATCGATATGTAGGAATTAATGTGGCAACAGAGATACATAATCGAGGTATTTGCCTTGAGGAATATTTGAATAAAACAAATTGA
- the vanS gene encoding vancomycin resistance histidine kinase VanS, whose product MVFIGIPIFAGWAWITYYFMGKPLRFLDDIITASEALANPTDTQILLPDAMKNIQDELNQVRESALRNAKLARDEEQRKNDLIVYLAHDLKTPLTSVIGYLTLLRDEPDISQELRAKYTGIALDKAERLEDLINEFFDITRFNLTAITLDYENINLSRMLEQIINEFNPILAEKGLRWNTAVQPNIDISCDPGKLERVFDNLIRNAVNYSYPQTDIRLSMLLKENNVEIQVCNRGKTIAPEKLNRIFEQFYRLDSSRSTATGGAGLGLAISKEIVKLHGGIITVQSSDDDIIFTVRLPVNRQKIV is encoded by the coding sequence GTGGTGTTTATCGGCATCCCGATTTTTGCCGGATGGGCATGGATCACTTATTATTTTATGGGCAAGCCGCTTCGCTTTCTTGATGATATTATAACAGCATCCGAAGCTTTGGCCAACCCCACTGACACACAAATTCTTTTACCAGATGCAATGAAGAACATACAGGATGAATTGAATCAAGTCCGGGAAAGCGCTCTGCGCAATGCGAAACTTGCAAGGGATGAAGAACAAAGAAAGAATGATTTGATTGTATATCTTGCGCATGACTTAAAAACGCCGCTGACCAGCGTTATCGGTTATCTGACACTGCTGCGGGACGAGCCCGATATTTCACAGGAGCTGCGCGCGAAATATACGGGGATCGCGCTTGACAAGGCAGAACGGCTGGAGGATTTGATCAACGAGTTTTTTGATATTACCCGTTTTAATCTCACTGCAATTACTTTGGATTATGAAAACATCAATCTAAGCCGTATGCTTGAGCAAATTATCAACGAATTCAATCCCATTCTGGCGGAAAAAGGGCTGCGCTGGAATACGGCTGTACAACCGAATATTGATATCAGCTGTGATCCGGGCAAGCTGGAACGCGTATTTGACAACCTGATCCGCAATGCTGTCAACTACAGTTATCCTCAAACAGATATCCGGCTTTCAATGCTTCTAAAGGAAAACAATGTGGAAATACAAGTATGCAACCGAGGAAAAACAATCGCGCCTGAAAAATTGAATCGGATCTTTGAACAATTCTACCGGCTTGATTCCTCGCGTTCAACCGCTACCGGCGGAGCCGGTTTAGGGCTTGCCATTTCGAAAGAAATCGTCAAATTACACGGCGGAATAATCACCGTGCAAAGTTCTGATGATGACATTATTTTTACTGTCCGGCTTCCCGTAAATCGTCAGAAAATCGTATGA
- a CDS encoding GNAT family N-acetyltransferase: MEMETADLINYIEPALDLWNRHCREKSVYKQMDRSTFADKFTCSEAEIIKISFAAIYESSFAGFSAGVYDKASGKAYISYILVDKKYRGQKIGSLLLQALEQKLFEISDGRVKKYEVIFFNPAKLEWIIPETKSDDHPNSPGVDISCGGYIFLKNCGYRDIAYQNSYYRPLKGFTVPPDIALKREELMKNNIIFEYYDKNLHYDLNELFDDLKNDVWRKAVLDGIEDGKPVIVVSDGGRICGYAGPLSVQSSMRGYFEGIGVHSAYRHHGIGKVLFNVLCESLKEKGAGFMSLFTGETNPARNIYESAGFKIVRVWSDMQKEI; the protein is encoded by the coding sequence ATGGAAATGGAAACAGCGGATTTGATAAATTACATAGAACCAGCGCTGGATTTATGGAACAGACATTGCCGGGAGAAAAGCGTTTATAAGCAGATGGACAGATCGACCTTTGCTGATAAATTTACCTGCAGTGAAGCGGAAATAATAAAAATCTCCTTTGCCGCCATATATGAAAGCAGCTTTGCGGGCTTTTCGGCCGGCGTCTATGATAAAGCCTCAGGCAAAGCGTATATCAGCTATATACTAGTCGATAAAAAATACCGCGGTCAAAAAATAGGATCGTTGCTACTTCAGGCGCTGGAGCAAAAGCTTTTTGAAATATCCGACGGCAGAGTCAAAAAATATGAAGTGATATTTTTCAATCCCGCAAAGCTTGAATGGATAATACCAGAAACAAAATCGGACGATCACCCTAATTCGCCGGGAGTCGACATATCCTGCGGTGGTTATATTTTTCTGAAGAACTGCGGCTATCGTGATATCGCATATCAGAATTCATATTACCGTCCGCTCAAAGGCTTCACCGTACCTCCGGACATCGCCTTAAAACGCGAAGAACTTATGAAAAACAACATTATTTTTGAATATTATGATAAAAATCTTCATTATGATCTGAATGAGCTCTTTGACGATCTGAAAAATGACGTATGGCGAAAGGCGGTGCTTGATGGTATAGAAGACGGAAAGCCTGTTATAGTCGTTTCGGACGGAGGAAGAATATGCGGGTATGCCGGGCCCTTATCAGTACAAAGCTCCATGAGAGGATATTTTGAAGGTATCGGGGTTCACAGCGCGTACAGACATCACGGCATAGGGAAAGTGCTGTTCAATGTACTGTGTGAAAGCCTGAAAGAAAAAGGAGCCGGATTCATGTCGCTTTTCACAGGCGAAACAAATCCGGCACGTAACATTTACGAATCAGCGGGCTTCAAAATCGTAAGAGTGTGGTCCGATATGCAGAAGGAAATATAA
- a CDS encoding DNA alkylation repair protein codes for MSSIEETLQNRLFALQDIKYRDFQCKLIPTVNPKTMIGVRTPELRKLARDLSKTPEASEFLKSLPHRYYEENNLHGFLIEQIKDYDTCIAALDTFLPYVDNWATCDLISPGIFIKYLPKLLEKIKEWLKSDQIYTVRFGIEMLMSFYLDDQFAPEYNELVAGIRSLEYYINMMIAWYFATALAKQYDATLPYIEQHRLDAWTHNKTIQKAVESYRISDKQKVYLRTNKVKILNNSVL; via the coding sequence ATGAGCAGCATTGAAGAAACATTGCAAAACCGTCTATTCGCTCTGCAGGATATAAAATACCGCGATTTTCAATGCAAGCTCATTCCGACAGTGAACCCAAAAACGATGATCGGAGTGCGCACACCGGAATTACGCAAGCTGGCGAGAGATCTCAGTAAAACGCCAGAGGCATCTGAGTTTCTGAAAAGCCTGCCGCACAGGTATTATGAGGAAAACAATTTACACGGATTTCTGATTGAGCAAATAAAAGATTATGACACCTGCATCGCGGCGCTGGATACGTTTCTCCCTTATGTGGATAATTGGGCGACCTGCGACCTGATTAGCCCTGGAATATTCATAAAGTATTTGCCGAAGCTTCTTGAAAAAATAAAAGAATGGCTGAAATCCGATCAAATATATACCGTGCGGTTCGGCATCGAAATGCTTATGAGCTTTTATCTTGATGATCAGTTTGCGCCGGAATACAACGAGCTGGTTGCGGGAATAAGATCACTGGAATATTATATCAACATGATGATCGCCTGGTATTTTGCCACGGCGTTGGCCAAGCAATATGATGCCACCCTGCCCTATATCGAGCAACACAGGCTTGATGCATGGACGCACAATAAAACCATACAAAAAGCCGTCGAAAGCTATCGAATCTCCGATAAGCAGAAAGTATATCTGCGGACAAATAAAGTAAAAATTTTAAATAATAGTGTTTTATGA
- the vanG gene encoding D-alanine--D-serine ligase VanG produces MNKLNIVILFGGCSSEYGVSLESAYSVISNMDSKKYNPIPVGITESGEWYLFSGDYNKIIENTWLNKTDCRPVILPPNRNEHRLLVFGKAKIEIVEIDAVFPVLHGKNGEDGTVQGLVTLAGLPLIGCGVLSSALCMDKDKAHRLASLSGVAVPRALSISQQTSLNVISSFADLIGYPLFVKPVKSGSSYGVTKVQNNSELADAVSNAFRYDDQVIVEENIAGFEVGCAIMGSDTLTIGELDEIELSSGFFDFVEKYTLKTSAIHVPARINQKKSDEIKETARKIYKALGCSGFARVDLFLTPDGTIVFNEVNTIPGFTEHSRFPGMMKAAGISFSEVLSFVIDGAVSK; encoded by the coding sequence ATGAACAAGCTCAACATCGTCATATTGTTTGGCGGATGCTCTTCAGAGTACGGCGTTTCGCTTGAATCCGCATACTCTGTCATTTCGAATATGGATTCCAAAAAATATAATCCCATTCCGGTCGGTATTACAGAAAGCGGTGAATGGTATTTATTTTCCGGAGATTATAACAAAATAATAGAAAATACATGGCTGAACAAAACGGACTGCCGTCCTGTCATACTGCCGCCGAACCGCAACGAACACAGGCTACTCGTTTTCGGAAAAGCAAAAATTGAAATTGTCGAAATTGATGCCGTATTTCCGGTTTTACATGGTAAAAACGGTGAAGACGGCACGGTTCAGGGGCTGGTGACGCTTGCCGGACTTCCTCTGATAGGCTGTGGTGTTCTGTCATCCGCGCTATGTATGGATAAGGACAAGGCGCATAGGCTGGCTTCTCTTTCAGGCGTTGCCGTTCCGAGGGCACTGTCTATATCACAACAAACTTCATTAAATGTAATTTCTTCCTTTGCCGATTTAATCGGATATCCGCTGTTTGTAAAGCCAGTTAAATCCGGCTCCTCTTATGGCGTTACAAAAGTACAGAATAACTCAGAGCTTGCGGATGCAGTCAGCAATGCATTCCGGTATGATGATCAGGTTATTGTCGAGGAAAATATAGCCGGCTTTGAGGTGGGCTGCGCAATAATGGGAAGCGATACGCTGACAATCGGAGAGCTTGATGAGATTGAGCTTTCAAGCGGATTTTTTGATTTTGTCGAAAAATATACATTGAAAACATCTGCGATTCATGTGCCTGCCCGAATCAACCAAAAAAAATCAGATGAAATAAAAGAAACAGCGCGGAAAATTTATAAAGCGCTGGGATGTTCCGGCTTCGCTCGGGTGGATCTCTTCCTGACCCCAGATGGAACAATTGTTTTTAATGAAGTCAACACCATCCCCGGATTTACCGAACACAGCCGGTTTCCGGGGATGATGAAAGCCGCCGGAATTTCGTTTTCCGAAGTCCTTTCTTTCGTCATAGACGGGGCGGTGTCAAAATGA